The genomic interval ATGATACATCCTTTGCTCTGTTTCAGGGCTTCAATGCCATATCGTGTGGTCAGGTAAATGCTTTTAAGATTGACGTTCATCACATCGTCCCATTCGGCCTCTGTGGTTTCATGGAGAGGGCTTGAAGGATGTGCAATGCCCGCATTATTGTGGATGACGTCTATTCTGCCATATTTTTCCAATGTTTGCTGAACAGCGCGTTCAACATCTGCTGGTACCGCAACATCGGCCAGGATGGCGGAGTGTGATGATCCCAATGCGGCAATGGCGGTGGCCAGCGAGACGGGATCATTCGACAGGATCACTACTATAGCCCCGGCTTCTGCATATTTTAAGGCACATTCAAATCCAATACCCCTGGATCCTCCAGTCAGCAATATTATTTTACCGGTCAAAAGTTGCATGCTTAGTTATTTTGTTCTTGAGTGATGTGTTTTTGAAATGATGTACAGCAGGATCATTATCAGCAACGCTGCTGAAAGGATTTCCTGCCATTAAATGATCCTTATCGCGATCATATATTGTGAAACCATTATCAGCAATCCTGTTGCTATAAGGGTTTCTGTCTCTGAACGATTTCTATGGAATCATATACCTTATGGTCATTAGCGCTGTAGTAATGTTAGCAGGTCTTTTTCCTGAAAGTTGACTATTTGAAAATGACATATAGTACGATCATCACCAACAGTAACAATGCTGATAAGACCTTATAATTCCCCAATCCATTCCAGCCCTTATCCTGCAATGGTTCCAGCGGCGATTTCCAGTACAGCGCCCCGCTTATTGTGGTATGCTGCATAGGATACAACAGGGAGAAGGAAACCTGGATAATGCAACAGGCCACAAAAAGATAAAAGGCCATCATCAGGAAAGGGATCTCTTTCAGGAAAGTATACGGGTATATCTTGTTGATGGCGTACACCAGTGCGCCCAGGGTCGAGCCGGCCAGTAGTGTGATCTGTGCTGCCCTGGCGGATGCTTTCTTCCAGAAAATACCCAGCAGGAACACACAGGTAATGGGCGGTGCAATATGTGAGATGATATCATTCACACCATTGAAAAGGCTGCTGTAGTTGTTCAGTAAGGGCAGGAGCAGGATAGACAACACAAGGGCGATGCCTGCAGATACGCGTCCCATACGCACCAGTTCCTGCTCACTGGCTGAAGGCTTGAAGCGCTTGTACAGGTCAAAGCTTACCAGTGTTGAAATGGAGTTCAATGCACCCGATACCTGGCTCATTAATCCGGATAGTAAGGCTGCTACTATGATGCCTGCCAGGCCGGTCGGCACCAGCTGGGTGATCATCAGTGTGTAGATACCTTTGCTATTTACAGCCGCATTGCCGGAAGCATCGACATATTGAATGGCGCTGATATCCAGTAATCCCTTTTGCGCCAGGGTGCCTGCCAGTAATCCCGGCAATATAAAGATGAACACCGGCAGTATTTTGATAAAACCGCAGAACAATGTCCCTGTTCTGGCGTGGTTCTCGTCTTTTGCACCCAGTATCCGCTGTACGATGGTCTGATCGGCGCACCAATACCAGATGCCCAGTACCGGATAACCCAGGAATACCGCATACCAGGGCAGCTGACTGCCATCGCCGGAAGGACGCAACATCTTCAGTTTATGTAATTCCTGGTGCTCCTGCAAAGTTGCCGTCATCGCATTCCATCCGCCCATTTTATGGAGGCAGATCACCGTGATGATCACGGCGCCGCTTACGAGCACTACTGTCTGGATACTCTCGGTCACTACCACTGCACGCAGTCCGCCGATAATAGTATACACAGCCGTAATTGCCGCAATAACAGTAACGCTGGTATACATGTCAATACCTAACAGTGTTTCCAGCACAATGCCACCTGTAAGCAAGGAAAATGCAATGTGAACGGTAATGGCAGAGATGATCGAGATGAATGTCAGCCAGTCCCTGCATGCCCGGTTGTAGCGCCTCTCCAGGAAATCGGGTAAGGTGCTGACGCCGCTACGGATATAGAAAGGCGCAAAGAATAAGGCCAGCAGGATGAGTGTAAAGGCGGCCATCCATTCAAAATTGCCACTGAGCAGTCCTTCGTCAAATCCGCTTTGCGCCAGGCTAACCAGGTGCAGGCAGGAGATATTGGTGGCAAATAAGGCCATGCCGATCATCGGCCAGCGTAAGGATTTGCCGGCCAGGAAATAATCATTGGAGGCGCTGCCCGCTTTCATCTTTTTCAGACCTGCCCAGAGCCCTATACTTACAATGATCAGTATGTACACGATGCTGATGATGATGTCCGGCGTTTTTATCATAGGAACTTTTATTAGATGATAAGATCACAGCTGCTGCCTGCCTCCTGGGGTGTTTGATAAACGCCTTCCCGGATCCTGACGGGATGCCTGAAATGTTGCTGCAGATGTGGTATATGCTCGAGGAACAGCGCTTCATGTCCTAAGGCAATATGATTGAAGAGCACAAGATGCTGATGGAGCTGTCCCATATCGCCCACATGCGGCACTACGGGAACACCGAATTTGCGGCACAGGAGACTGATGGTGATAAATTCACTCACTCCGCCCACGCGAACCGCGTCTACCTGGATAAAACCTGCGCATTTCGTCTGCAGGTAGTTTTTGAAGATGATACGGTTCGGCACATGCTCTCCCAGTGCCAGTTTCAGGGGGGCAATTGCGGTGGCGAGTTTTTGGTGGGCCAGTACATCGTCAGGATGGGTAGGCTCTTCTATCCAGTATGGGTTCATCTGCTGCAGTTTACTGCAGATCTGTAATGCCTGTGGTAATGTCCACTGCTGATTGGCATCCAGCATGATCCTGGCTGCGTCTCCCGCCGCCTCCCTGACAAGGTTCGCCCGGCGGATGTCCCGCTCAGGATCGGCAGATCCTACTTTCAGTTTCATGGCGGTAAAACCTTCCGCCATGGCTTTTTTTACATTCTCTTTTACTTTATCGTCTGAGTAATTGAACCAGCCGATAGAGGTATCGTAACCCGGATAGCCCTTTGCCGTGATCTGCTGGCGGAGCTCTTTGTCTGCGCTGCCGGCTTTGATCAATGCCAGTGCCTCTTCTCTTGTTAGCTCGTCTTCCAGGTAGGAGAGATCGAGGGTGTTCAGCAAGGCTTCGGGCGACAGATCGATCAGCAGTTTCCAGAGGGGCACGCCTCTTTTCCTGGCCCAGAGGTCGTAACAGGCATTTGTCACAGATGCCAGTCCCAGGTGTACCACACCTTTGTGTGGTCCCAGCCAGCGGAATTGCTGTTCGTTGGAGAACTGATAAAAGAGGGCCCCGAAGCTGGCCATCACTTCTTCTATGTCTTTCCCTTTCAGCTGCGCGGCGTAGAAATCAGCCGCTTTGCAAACCAGGTCATTGCCTTCTCCAAGCGTAAAGGCCAGGCCTGTACCTGTAAGGCCGCTGTCGTCGTGTAACTGTGTGACGGCATAGGAATAGACCGGGTCGCGGTGTATGGCATCACTGCCGGCTCCCTGTCCTAAAGGATAGCGGACGTCTTTCGTAGATGTATGTTGTATCATGCAGATCAGATTTTAGTGGCAGTGACCTCTTTCATCACGCCGTTGATTTTTACTTTGACTTTACGCGGAGTTGGAGAAGTGATCCTGTAGCTGGTCACTTTACCATCTTTCCATGCAAAGTCCACCGTGAAGTTTCCCCGTGCTTTTAAGCCCTTTACAGCCCCTTCCGCCTTCCATTGATCAGGTACAGCCGGCAGCAGGTTAATAAAGCCTGCATGGCTCTGTAACAGCATTTCTGCAATGCCTGCGGTTGCCCCGAAATTGCCATCTATCTGGAAAGGAGGTCCGGCCGATAACATATTCTGGTATACTCCTCCGCCTGCACCATAGTTGATGTCTGTTCTGACAGTAGGTTTCAGCAGTTCTCTGAACAGTTTGAAAGAGCGGTTGCCGTCCTGCAATCTTGCCCAGAATAAGAGTTTATAAGCGATGGTCCAGCTGGGGCCATCGTCGCCTCTTACTTCCAGTGTTTTCTTTGCAGCTGCCGCGAGATCAGGCGTATGCTCCGCAGTGATCAGCGATGCTGGGTACAGTCCCCACAAGTGGGAGATATGCCGGTGCTGCGGCTCGGTCTCTTTGTAATCTTCCAGCCATTCCATGATCCTGCCGTCTTTGGCGATCACACCGGGAGGAGGCAACAGGGCTATCTTTTGCTGCAGCTCTTTTCTGAATGCACTGTCCTTTCCTAATGTAAGCGATGCTGTAATGACGTTATTGAACAGGTCGCGGACGATCTGGTTATCAATGGTGGCGCCGATACAGATACTGGCATGTTTCCCATTGGGCAGATAGAATGCGTTTTCCGGAGAAGATGAGGGCGACATTACCAGCCAGCCTGTCTTTTCGTCTTTGATCACCAGGCTGTTGTAGAACATGGCAGATTCCTTTATTACTGGATAAATATCAGCCAGATACTGCTTGTCGTTAGTGAACGCATAGTGCTCCCACAGGTTATTGCATAACCATCCGGAGCCGGATTTCGTGGCGCCCCAGGAAGCGCTTTCACCTGGTTCTGTAAAGCCCCATACATTGGTGATGACATGTGCGACCCAGCCGGGTGCATTATAATAAGCCCTTGCGCTTCTTCTGCCGGGTTCCACTAATCCTTTTACCAGCGCTGCCAGGGGCAGGTTAAGTTCAGAGAGATTGGACACCTCTGCCGGCCAGTGGTTCATCTGTACATTGACGTCGAGGTGATAGTCGCCATTCCAGGGTGTCTGTACCTGGTTTGCCCAGAGGCCCTGTAAGTTCGGTGGCAGCAATCCGGGTCTGGTACTGGATATCAGCAGGTAACGGCCGAACTGGTAAAAGAGTACCGGCAGTTCATTGTCGGCCGCCGCATTGTTGTAGAAAGCTGCCAGGCGCTGATCTGTTGTTAATGTGCGGGCGCTGCTTTTTCCCAGGCTGAGCTGCACCCGGTTAAACAATTTGCTGTAGTTGCTGATATGCTGTTTCCGCTGGATGGCATAACTTTTTTTCATAGCAGCAGCCAGGGTCTGACTGATCTTCTTTCTGAAGTCAGGATTGCGGAAATCCGTTCCGGCGGCTACATACAAGATAATCTCCGAAGCATTCCTGATCACCAGGGTATTGCCTTCCGTACTAATGGCGCCATCTTTGGAACTGGCCTTGACAGTGGCCTGGTATTGCATGCCTTTGCCATCGGTGCCGTTATCCAGCTGGCCATATAGTTCCAGCGCATTGCCGATAGTTCGCGAGGATGATCTTTCCGGGCGGCTCATCGTTACACGGCAATTAAGTTTCCCAGGCTGATCGGCCGTTAAATGGATCATTCCCAGGTCATCTCCATAGCTGGTAAAGTATTCGCGACGATAAGTAACGCCATCTGCCTTGTAACTGCAGATGGCCATGGCCTGTTCCAGCGAAAGCGTTCTCTCATACTGTTCAGGTGTACTGTTGCCCGCACCTTCAAACTGTATCTGCAATTCTCCCAATACCTGGTAACAGCCAAAAGGTACACTGCCAGAGCCCTTGCCGGTACAGATGAAGTCTTTGTCCATCAGGGCCTGTGCTTCATCATTCCGGCCCTCTTTCAGCAACTGCCTGATGCGGGGCAGTTGCTTATAAGCTTCATAATTGTTGGCATCCTGCGGCGCGCCCGACCAGAGCGTGATATCGTTCAGCACGATCTTCTCTGCGGCAATGCCGCCATCGGGCATCATACCTAAACGGCCATTACCCAGCGGCAGGGTTTCCTCCCATACCTTTGCCGGTTTGTCATACTTTAATTCCAATACGTGGCTTTGCGCCGTGCTGTAGGCTGCCGGTAAAGCCGCGACGATAATTGTGATAATACTTCTGCTCAAAAACATCATTAGACCTGTAACTTGTGATAACTATTCTTTGTTCCAGAACGTGAGTTCGGACATATTTACATAATTGTTCTCTCCATTGGCATTGTGCAACACCCTGATCCGGATATAACGTACCGGCGGCGGATTGCTGATCAGCGATGTTTTATAGGGCGCATTGCCGTTGTCGGTCCTGATCACTTCCTTCAGCAATGTCCAACCTTTTGCCTGCATAGCCGCTTTCCAGCCGCCGTCACGGGAATCCAGCTCCGGAACCGCATTTGTGATATCTGCAATACCCCATACTTCAAACTGGTCGGGGTTGTTACAACAATCCCTGCCCGTTTCTTCTATCTGGCCAAGGTTATTGTATACTTTGCCCATATCAAAGCTGAGCACTCTGGGCATTCCACTGTTGCCGTCACTATGGAAGATGTTCGGATATCCCTGCGGACCAACAGATCCGTCCCACAGCTTACTCACCCGTGTATCAGACTGATAGATACCCATATCGCCATAAAGGTTTAATTCAGTGAAGAGGCTTTTGTCGCACACTACCTGTCTGAAGATAGTCGGAAATGTATCATTCTGCAAGGTGTAGAAAGTATCCAAAGCATCCCTTACGGGGATATAGGACGACTTGTACAACACCGGAGTGCCGAACTTATAGTCTGTCAGTGTGAGCGAGTCTTCATCCGGTGCCAGTGAGCGCTGTACCTGTTCTCCGCTCTTTTTTGTGTATTGCAGCGCAGTGTTAATATTGATCGTATCGGGTGTAGAGAAGCGGATGATGACGGAACTGTCTTCCAGGATGGTATAAGGATTTTCCGGGTTACTCAGCCTGTTGTTGAGCGTTGCGGTGTACACATTACCATATACTCTTGCATTACTGATCTCTGTGGCCACAGATCTGTTGCCTTTGGCATCATAGGAGTATATCACAAAGGAGTACACATATTCCGACAGGCCGGATATTGTACACCTGACAGTATCGCCGGTATTGTGCGTGGTGGAATTGACAGTAAGGGAGTCTGCCTTGTTGTTCCAGTACACGGTATACTTCACAACACTGGGGTCAGGGCTGGGCTGCCAGATCAGTTGCAGGCGATTCTTGCCTGGCAATACTTTAGCATTGGCTATAGTGCCCGGATACACCAGTTCTTCTCCACCGAGGAAGTCGCGGTAATCAGTAGGCTTTTTACTACAGGCCAGCAATACGAGCAAGCAGGCCAGCACATATATTCTGTTTGTATGATAGCGTTTCATTTTTCTGCCGTTTAAGGTGTTATTATCTCGGATCTCCCCAGAAGGTCAGCTCAGTCACGTTAAAAAAGTTGTTAGTCTGCGCCATATTGGAAAGGCATTCGAAGCGCATGTACCTTACCTTCGGCAGGTTCAGCGGAAAATTATAGCTGAAGCCCGCATTCCAGAATGCCAGGTCTGCATTAGTATACTGTGGGTTCGGTAATCTGGAAGGTTTGCCCGGTGCATCGAACACACCGAGGTTGATCCAGCCATTAGGCGTCTGGCCACCGACAGGAGGCAGGTTGTGCTCGTCCGGCATGGTCTCGTCTACCGGCTGATCTTCTCTTCCCCACAACACCCATCGCTGTGGCGCTCCTGCCTGCCATAACCAGTTGCCACTACCATCTATTCCCCTGTTCCATATAGTATAGCGGCTTAACCTGGCGGCCTTGCCCATGTCAAATGTGATCACTGCGGGCCATACCAATGGCTGGATGGGTTGTTCTGTATGATAGCCGGGAGATTGCGCGGTGCCGTTCCACAGGTATTGGATCACCCATCCAAAGCCTGTTCTGGCGTCCGTTCCCAGGGGATAGGCCTGGAACAGGGACTTGTCCATCTGGGCTTCAAAGACAGGCGTAATGGTAGAGAGCAGCGTGTCAGAGATATTTCCCCACTGGTCTGTAACATATACCCCGAATTGATGAGGGATGGTATCATAGCCCCGGAGACTGAACGTAATGGTGTCTTCGTTGGTATAATTCTGTGCGATGATCTGGTACTTATTCGTAGCGTCGGGCGCTATGGTAATGATACCCAGGTTTGCTTTTGTCTTATTGAGGCAGGTGATGTTCACGCCACCAAAATCCTGTTGCATGGTCACCGTCGGGCGGGTGAGCAGGTAAGGAGGCGTATCAGGATGTACCGTTACCTTTACAGGCTCTGACGATACCTGTGCACGGCTTACTGTACGCAGCACCACTTCATAGTCCTGGCTCTTGGCAAAACCACTTACCGTAATGCTGTCGGAGTAATAGGAGGACTTTGACTGCCTGCTGGTATTGTCATTGATCTTGTACTCTGCCTGCACATAGAGGATATTTGAGGAGTTAGGCAATTTATAAGTGATATATGCTCCCCCGTTGAAATTCACCACTTTTACGTCAGTGACCGGCCCGGGCTGTGTCATATCGGTGGACACTATTTCATTGTAGCCATCCAGTCTTTTGCAGGACAGCGGTACTGCTGCCATAACGATCAGCAGTAATAAAAGTTGATGTATATGATGTTTGCTGTATTTCATACGTGATAATTAATATGGTAGATGGCTCGGCTGTCTTACCAGTAAAGCGTTTGCACCAGGTTAGGGTTGGTTAAAAGATCGTAGTCCTGTATGGGATACAGGTAGTTCTTCAGGCCAAAGGCTGTCTGCTGTGCGATCCTGATCTGGTAATAACCCTCGGTTGTTCTGTTAAATACATTCCATCCCAGCAGGGGAGTGCTCAACACATTCTGGAGCTCTTTCCATCTGCGCAGGTCCCAGCCCGCCTGTCCCTCGAAAGCAGTTTCAATCCTTCTTTCCTGGTGAATGATAGCCCTTAATCCATCTTTCGAATTGCATTTATTAGGATTGTTGGAATATTGTGACCAGGATGCTACTACTCCCTGGAGACCGGCTCTTTCCCTTACCTTGTCGATCCACATATATACTTCTGCACCAGGGCCATTTACTTCATTCAGGCATTCTGCATACAGCAGCCATAGCCCCGTGAGGCGCATGAAAGGCCATGAGTAGTTCTGTTGTACACTGTTTTGTCCGAAGGTAGTTTGATAAGGCACCAGTTTTTTAGCCCAGTAACCTGTTGCGTTGTAACGCAGCTGGTCGGGCGGTGCAGCAAAGCCATTCACGGCGTTCACGTAATTAGGATTGTTGTCGTCCAGGTTACCCGATCCGAACCATACGCTGCCATCAAAAGCAACATCGGCATAGTAACGCGGTTCCCTGTCGAAGTTGCCCTTCACCGTGGTATATCCTTTTTTGATGTAGTAGGCATGTGTATCATCGCCCGCCTGCAGCTTATAGCGGTTCTTATAGTCCCAGAACCTGTCTTCATTGATAGGTACACCATTGCTGCTGTAAAACAATTCAGATTGCCCGATAGGTACAGAAAAATTGGAATACACAGCAAACACATTGGCGGCGGCTTCTGCGGTGACGCGTGGTGAGGCCATATACTGCCATCCGAACTGTGGATTGAGGGTCCATACCTGCTCAGTATTCCAGCTGTCTACAAAGGCGCCCTGTATGGTGAGCAGTCTGCGGGTAGCATCTGACATATGTACCACACCTCCGGATATCCGCAGCTGATAAAGATCTGCGCCTGCAGCGGTAGCAGCGTCAATCGCCTCCTTACAGGCATTCATTGCGCGTACCCATTTTGTATCGTCATATTCAGCAGGGAAAAGTCTTGTGCCATCGTTCCGTTTCATGGAAGCATAGTCGGGATTGCCGTTAAACAAAGGGCTGGCCTGTGTTACGAGTACTTCCGCCTTTACTGCTTTTGCAATCGTGCCGCTGATGCGTCCCTGTTCTGCAGCCAGGTTCTGGATCACAGGCGGCAGGTCCGCAATGGCTTCATCCAGTAGACGTACCACATAGTTAAAGCAGGAGTCTACAGGTTGCTGTTTGATCCTTACCTGATCAATGGAAGCATTCACCGGGAGGTTCGCATCCACGATAGGGATAGGACCATACATCCTGATCAGCCAATAGTGGAAGTATGCTTTGAGGAATTTAGCTTCCGCATTCCACCTTTTGCGCTGGAATTCCGGCAGGTCGAGTGCGATGTGAGAGTTCTCAAGGAAGATGTTACATTTCCTGATAGCCTGCCACATGTTCAGGCCCATGTTATAACCATCCCAGTAGTTCAGCAGCGGGTTAGCGCTGTTCTGCAAACCGCGGATGATACTGAAGCCGGCATCGCCGCCTCCACCGCCAAGCGTGGTCTGGTCCTGCAATGGATAAGGGAACATTATTTCGCCGGAGGTAGTGAAGCCTGCGTTCCTGCGCACATCTGCCATGGCTTGCAGTGTGGCATAGCAACCGAATAAATAGGCCTGTGTTTCATTGGCATTGGCAAAAGCACTTTCCAATGTGGCAACGTCGTCGGGTACGACGTCCAGGTATTTTTTACAGGAAGGCTGTATTAATATAGCGATGCAGGCGATTGCACAAAGTAGTTGTTTTGTAATGGATCTCATCAGTAATCGTTTACGTTACTTGCATTAAAAATTGACGTTCGCTCCGAAGTTGAGCACCTTCTGAATCGGATAGCTGAATCCCTGGCCGGCCTGCTCAGGATCCCAGAGCTTGAAATGGCTGAAGGTGAACAGGTTCAATCCACTGAAGTACACACGCATACTGGAAATGTACATGCGTTTGGCGAGCGACTTAGGCAGGGTATAACCTACTTCAACTGATTTCAGTCGCATAAAGCTGCCGTCTCTCAGCCACCAGGTGCTCTGTTGCTGGTTGTTCAGGATGTCGGTGGTAGACAGACGAGGCCATAGTGCATAGAGGTGCTGGTTCTCTTCAGACCAGTGGTCGTCGGCATAAGCCTTCAGGATCTGCGCATTGTTTACAAATGGCGCCGTACCATATTTCCCCCAGTACCTGTCGTCCTGTGAAGTGGCGTTAATGAAAAATGATTCCCTGGCCAGCCCCTGGAAGAAGGCATTCAGGTCAAAGTTTTTATATCCCATGGAGAAGCCGAATCCATAGATGATCTGCGGTGTAGTAGGAAGGCCGATAGGCACCTGGTCGTCCTGGTTGATGATACCGTCTTTGTTAACGTCCCTGTATTTGATATCTCCGCCGATCGGTAATGGAGAAGAGCCGAACAACTGTGTAGGAGAGTTGGCAGCTTCCTTATCATCTACAAACAATCTTTCCGCGATATAACCGAAAGGCTGGTTGATCGGTCTGCCTTTCTGAAAACGATAGCTGTATTTATATTCCGGTTCTTCAAAACGGCCATAATGGTTGGAAGTAACGGTGAGGTTGCCTAACACGGAGGCCCACAGGGTCTTTGAAATGTTCTGTTTATAGTTGATGTTCAGATCCAGTCCTTTTGCATAGGCAGTACCTACGTTGGATTTAACAACCGCTTCGAGGCCATTTGTAACAGGGATGTATCCGCGTTGCTGCAGGATGTTGTACCTGTATTCATGGTAGATCTCTGCAGTGATGTTCAGCTGGTGCAGTATGGTGACCTCTGCCGCCAGGTTGGTCTTACGGGCAGTTTCCCATGTTACGCCAGGGTTGGGATAGTTCTGGATGGTGGTACCATACATCTTCACGCTGTTGTTGGTGCCAAATACAGCGGAGGGGCCATTCACATCATCGGGTGTGACGTTGGACAGATAGTAGAAGCGTGTATTGTCGATATTGTCATTTCCAACAAGACCATAGCTACCTCTCAGTTTCAGCCTGGTAACAATGCTGGCAATATCGCCTTTCCAGAATTTCTCGTTAGATATCACCCAGCCTGCGCCAATGGTGGGAAAGAAGCCCCAGCGGTATTGTGTGGAGAAGCGTTCGGAACCATTGTATCCGAAGTTGAACTCCAGGAAATATTTGCTGGCAAATGAATAGGTAGCTCTGCCTGCCAGTCCGAGGTTGCGGTAGGGCAGTGAATACTGCAGGGATGGCAATTGGGTGTTCGGATCATTGGCGTCAGCGTTCAGTTTTTGCTGGCGTGTACCAATGAGGGCAGCGCTGATATTGTGCTTGCCAAAGGTCCTGGCATAATCCAGGCTTCCCTGCAGGTAAAGGAATGTGTTCACATTCTTGTTGCCGGGATAATAGCTGAGGAATTCCTGTGCGCTTCCCGGTTGATTATTCAGCCAGTTGAGCGTATAGGTATTGCTGGCCTGGTCATAGCTTCCAACATCGTAATAGAAAGGTTTATATGCCCTTTTTAAATCGAAGTAGGCGTAGCGGTTAGTACTGAACAGGCCGTGGAATGCCAGCCCTTCGGTAACGAAGTTCAGGTTCTGGTTCACTTCAAACTGGGCCGACAGTTTCGACTCGGAAAATGATTTATACCCGTACATCAGTGCTGCATATGGATTGCTTTGCAGTCCGCCGGTAGTACTAAGCGAGTTACCGAAAAGAATATGTTTGGTCAGCAGGTTAGCGCTGTCTGCAGGGAAATAAGCAGGGAAGGCTACAGGGCTGGTATGGAGCGCCCTGTCGTACATATCGCTGGCAAAACCTGACTGGTCGTCGGTGATAGGCCCTGTATATTCATTGAAATTTCCCCAGAGGCGTACAACTGCTTCTGTGGTTTTGGTGAGTTTAACGTTTACGTTGGAGCGTAACTGGTAGTTTTCAAACTTCATGGAGGAATTGAAGTTATTGACAGGATTGACCTGTAAGATGCCATTGTCCCTGTCGTAAGACCCTGCTATATAATACCTGGCAGCTTCTGTACCACCCTGTACGCTGAAGTTGGCGCGTTGCGTAGTGGTTTGGTCTTTAAACAGTGTCGACATCCAGTCAACAGCAGGATATACATAAGGATTGCTGCCGGGCGCCTTATTCATAGTAGCCTGAGTGTTGATGATCTGGTTGGGCGTATACTGAGGTGTAGCCAGCGGATTGCGGGTGGTCAGCGCCTCATTGTACAGTTTCATGTACGTAACAGGATCTGCCAGTTTTACGGTTTGTGTAGGTTTGGAGATGGAGCGTTCATAGCGGAAGCTCATACGGGCCTTGCCGGTCTTACCTTCCTTGGTAGTGACCAATATAACGCCGTTAGCGCCACGGGCGCCATACAGGGCGGCAGCGCTGGCATCTTTCAGAATGGAGAAGGAAGCAATGTCATCTACCTGTAAGCGGGCCAGGTCATTAGCGCTCAGCTCAACGTTGTCTACCAGTATCAGCGGACTGGCGCTGTAGCCGAAGGTAGTCACACCGCGGATGAAGAAGGATGAATTGTCCAGTCCCGGCTGACCGCCACGCTGGAAGGACACCATGCCGGCAATCTGGCCGGCCATGGCATTGGTAAGATTGCTGGAGGGGATCTTGAGGG from Chitinophaga filiformis carries:
- a CDS encoding DUF4959 domain-containing protein, producing the protein MKYSKHHIHQLLLLLIVMAAVPLSCKRLDGYNEIVSTDMTQPGPVTDVKVVNFNGGAYITYKLPNSSNILYVQAEYKINDNTSRQSKSSYYSDSITVSGFAKSQDYEVVLRTVSRAQVSSEPVKVTVHPDTPPYLLTRPTVTMQQDFGGVNITCLNKTKANLGIITIAPDATNKYQIIAQNYTNEDTITFSLRGYDTIPHQFGVYVTDQWGNISDTLLSTITPVFEAQMDKSLFQAYPLGTDARTGFGWVIQYLWNGTAQSPGYHTEQPIQPLVWPAVITFDMGKAARLSRYTIWNRGIDGSGNWLWQAGAPQRWVLWGREDQPVDETMPDEHNLPPVGGQTPNGWINLGVFDAPGKPSRLPNPQYTNADLAFWNAGFSYNFPLNLPKVRYMRFECLSNMAQTNNFFNVTELTFWGDPR
- a CDS encoding SusC/RagA family TonB-linked outer membrane protein; the encoded protein is MPEYLSTYRLRALKSACLLFLLSTFLTYNAAAQQTEKLTVTGTVTDSSGAKLEGVNIVAENKKNVATSTNANGKFVLDVEPGTLLRFSFVGFEQQFISITPNTKVINLVMRPATFSAEEVVVVAYGRKQRKEAVVGSVTSIDPAALKIPSSNLTNAMAGQIAGMVSFQRGGQPGLDNSSFFIRGVTTFGYSASPLILVDNVELSANDLARLQVDDIASFSILKDASAAALYGARGANGVILVTTKEGKTGKARMSFRYERSISKPTQTVKLADPVTYMKLYNEALTTRNPLATPQYTPNQIINTQATMNKAPGSNPYVYPAVDWMSTLFKDQTTTQRANFSVQGGTEAARYYIAGSYDRDNGILQVNPVNNFNSSMKFENYQLRSNVNVKLTKTTEAVVRLWGNFNEYTGPITDDQSGFASDMYDRALHTSPVAFPAYFPADSANLLTKHILFGNSLSTTGGLQSNPYAALMYGYKSFSESKLSAQFEVNQNLNFVTEGLAFHGLFSTNRYAYFDLKRAYKPFYYDVGSYDQASNTYTLNWLNNQPGSAQEFLSYYPGNKNVNTFLYLQGSLDYARTFGKHNISAALIGTRQQKLNADANDPNTQLPSLQYSLPYRNLGLAGRATYSFASKYFLEFNFGYNGSERFSTQYRWGFFPTIGAGWVISNEKFWKGDIASIVTRLKLRGSYGLVGNDNIDNTRFYYLSNVTPDDVNGPSAVFGTNNSVKMYGTTIQNYPNPGVTWETARKTNLAAEVTILHQLNITAEIYHEYRYNILQQRGYIPVTNGLEAVVKSNVGTAYAKGLDLNINYKQNISKTLWASVLGNLTVTSNHYGRFEEPEYKYSYRFQKGRPINQPFGYIAERLFVDDKEAANSPTQLFGSSPLPIGGDIKYRDVNKDGIINQDDQVPIGLPTTPQIIYGFGFSMGYKNFDLNAFFQGLARESFFINATSQDDRYWGKYGTAPFVNNAQILKAYADDHWSEENQHLYALWPRLSTTDILNNQQQSTWWLRDGSFMRLKSVEVGYTLPKSLAKRMYISSMRVYFSGLNLFTFSHFKLWDPEQAGQGFSYPIQKVLNFGANVNF
- a CDS encoding RagB/SusD family nutrient uptake outer membrane protein, producing the protein MRSITKQLLCAIACIAILIQPSCKKYLDVVPDDVATLESAFANANETQAYLFGCYATLQAMADVRRNAGFTTSGEIMFPYPLQDQTTLGGGGGDAGFSIIRGLQNSANPLLNYWDGYNMGLNMWQAIRKCNIFLENSHIALDLPEFQRKRWNAEAKFLKAYFHYWLIRMYGPIPIVDANLPVNASIDQVRIKQQPVDSCFNYVVRLLDEAIADLPPVIQNLAAEQGRISGTIAKAVKAEVLVTQASPLFNGNPDYASMKRNDGTRLFPAEYDDTKWVRAMNACKEAIDAATAAGADLYQLRISGGVVHMSDATRRLLTIQGAFVDSWNTEQVWTLNPQFGWQYMASPRVTAEAAANVFAVYSNFSVPIGQSELFYSSNGVPINEDRFWDYKNRYKLQAGDDTHAYYIKKGYTTVKGNFDREPRYYADVAFDGSVWFGSGNLDDNNPNYVNAVNGFAAPPDQLRYNATGYWAKKLVPYQTTFGQNSVQQNYSWPFMRLTGLWLLYAECLNEVNGPGAEVYMWIDKVRERAGLQGVVASWSQYSNNPNKCNSKDGLRAIIHQERRIETAFEGQAGWDLRRWKELQNVLSTPLLGWNVFNRTTEGYYQIRIAQQTAFGLKNYLYPIQDYDLLTNPNLVQTLYW